Proteins from a single region of Catenulispora acidiphila DSM 44928:
- a CDS encoding potassium channel family protein, whose product MHVVIMGCGRVGSTLAHSLEDLGHTVAVIDQDPGAFRRLSPHFAGRRVTGAGFDRDTLAEAGIGDAGAFAAVSSGDNSNIIAARVARENFGVENVCARIYDPRRAEIYQRLGIPTVATVRWTADQMLRRLLPTGSTEIWRDPSGQVVLVEVHTAPGWMGHRIAKLEDATGTRVAFLTRLGDAVLPAADTVLQDGDLVQVMVNPADIARVEAAFAKGPGA is encoded by the coding sequence GTGCACGTCGTCATCATGGGGTGCGGCAGAGTGGGCTCCACCCTGGCGCACAGCCTGGAGGACCTCGGCCACACGGTCGCGGTCATCGATCAGGACCCCGGGGCCTTCCGCAGGCTCAGCCCGCACTTCGCCGGCCGCCGCGTGACCGGGGCCGGATTCGACCGCGACACCCTCGCCGAGGCGGGGATCGGGGACGCCGGCGCTTTCGCCGCGGTGTCCAGCGGCGACAACTCGAACATCATCGCCGCGCGGGTCGCCCGCGAGAACTTCGGCGTGGAGAACGTCTGCGCCCGCATCTACGACCCGCGCCGCGCCGAGATATACCAGCGGCTGGGCATCCCGACCGTGGCCACCGTGCGCTGGACGGCGGACCAGATGCTGCGGCGCCTGCTGCCCACCGGCTCCACCGAGATCTGGCGCGACCCCAGCGGCCAGGTGGTCCTGGTCGAGGTGCACACCGCCCCGGGGTGGATGGGGCACCGCATAGCCAAACTGGAGGACGCCACCGGCACCCGGGTCGCGTTCCTGACCCGGCTCGGCGACGCCGTGCTCCCGGCGGCCGACACCGTGCTGCAGGACGGCGACCTGGTGCAGGTCATGGTGAACCCGGCGGACATCGCGCGGGTCGAGGCAGCATTCGCGAAGGGACCGGGCGCCTGA